A genomic segment from Gopherus evgoodei ecotype Sinaloan lineage chromosome 6, rGopEvg1_v1.p, whole genome shotgun sequence encodes:
- the LOC115653484 gene encoding perilipin-3-like, whose protein sequence is MGNAINSKVTTPFCMSGNRSEIQAACPEPHGQEHQTAVGRVAGLPLVSSACEMASASYEATKETHPAVKAVCEVAETGVRAITSAAITGAQPILDQLDSQIAAANEYAYKGLGTLEGKLPVLQQTVQKVASDAQDLVHAAVAEARDAVCSMAGETKDTVTRMVGVAKGAVQESMEMTKSAVTSSMNRVLGKSEQLIDHYLPMTEEELAELGTTMEGSGEQKSYFVRLGSLSTKLRQRAYQHALGKMRQARQHTLQALSQLQQTINLMEHAKQAVSQKVHDGQEKLQQMWLEWHKGQLGGSEDDSSPQPEEMGSQALATSHNLILQVQTACHSLLPNIQGLPASLQEKVQQAYENMGELQISFSNVQSFQELSEGILTQTQEKVTKTQESLDELLEYVVQNAPLTWIVGPFAPAGDSAEPVGEPAEEKITA, encoded by the exons ATGGGAAACGCTATCAACAGCAAAG TGACAACTCCCTTCTGCATGTCTGGTAACAGGAGTGAAATCCAGgctgcctgccctgagccccacggACAGGAGCATCAG ACTGCAGTGGGTAGGGTGGCTGGCCTGCCCTTGGTGAGCTCTGCCTGTGAGATGGCCTCTGCCAGTTATGAAGCCACCAAAGAGACCCATCCAGCTGTGAAAGCTGTCTGTGAGGTGGCAGAGACTGGGGTGAGGGCCATCACCTCTGCTGCCATCACTGGGGCACAGCCCATCCTGGACCAGCTGGACTCGCAGA TTGCAGCAGCAAATGAATATGCCTATAAGGGACTAGGCACCCTGGAGGGGAAGCTGCCAGTGCTGCAGCAGACTGTGCAGAAG GTGGCTTCAGATGCCCAAGACCTTGTGCATGctgcagtggcagaggccagggatGCAGTCTGCAGCATGGCTGGTGAGACAAAAGACACAGTGACCCGCATGGTGGGTGTGGCCAAAGGGGCTGTCCAGGAGAGCATGGAGATGACCAAATCTGCAGTGACCAGCAGCATGAACAGAGTGCTAGGGAAATCTGAGCAACTGATTGACCACTACCTCCCCATGACAGAGGAGGAGCTCG CTGAGCTGGGAACCACTATGGAGGGGTCTGGAGAGCAGAAGAGTTACTTTGTGCGTCTGGGTTCCCTTTCTACCAAACTCCGCCAGCGAGCCTACCAGCATGCCCTGGGCAAGATGAGACAAGCCAGGCAGCACACCCTGCAGGCCCTCTCCCAGCTCCAGCAAACCATCAACCTG ATGGAACATGCCAAGCAGGCTGTGAGTCAGAAGGTTCATGATGGGCAGGAGAAGCTGCAGCAGATGTGGCTGGAGTGGCACAAGGGCCagctgggaggcagtgaggaTGACAGCTCACCACAGCCAGAG GAGATGGGGTCCCAGGCTCTAGCCACTTCCCATAACCTCATCCTGCAGGTGCAGACTGCCTGCCATAGCCTCCTGCCCAACATCCAGGGTCTCCCTGCCTCTCTCCAGGAGAAGGTTCAGCAAGCCTATGAGAACATGGGAGAGCTCCAGATTTCCTTCTCCAATGTCCAGTCCTTCCAGGAGCTGTCTGAGGGTATCCTGACCCAGACCCAGGAGAAGGTGACCAAAACCCAGGAATCCCTGGATGAGCTGCTGGAATATGTGGTGCAGAACGCTCCCCTCACATGGATCGTGGGACCCTTTGCTCCTGCTGGAGACTCTGCAGAGCCGGTGGGGGAACCAGCAGAGGAGAAGATCACAGCCTGA
- the LOC115653485 gene encoding perilipin-3-like — protein sequence MSANENETQVEIQAQEQQTAVGRVAGLPLVSSACEMASASYAATKETHPAIKAVCEVAETGVMAITSAAIIGAQPILDHLEPQLAAANEYACRGLDRLEEQLPILQQPIEKVALDAQDLVCATMVGAKDAVCSTATEAKDAVTSMVGVAKGAVQESVEVTKSAVTSSMSTVMGSSMGQMAASGIDMALAKSEQLVDHYLPMTEEELAELATTPVEGAGEAPGEQQSYYVRLGSLSSTLRQRAYQHTLGKMRQARQCTLEALSQLQQTIDLINNAKQAVDQKLHNGQDRLHQMWLQCCRGKFEGQEGPDSAEVEAQALAMSQSLTQQLKTTCLTLLGSIQGLPHSIQDRAQQVFSSIEELQASFSSASCFQDLSSSALAQSREKVAKARESLDELQEYVTQNIPLDWIVGPFTPTGDSTPCPDELVEEGKKVEA from the exons ATGTCTGCTAACGAAAATGAAACACAGGTAGAGATCCAGGCACAGGAGCAACAG ACTGCAGTAGGCAGGGTGGCTGGCCTGCCCTTGGTCAGCTCTGCCTGTGAGATGGCCTCTGCCAGCTATGCAGCCACCAAAGAGACCCACCCAGCCATCAAAGCTGTATGTGAGGTGGCAGAGACTGGGGTGATGGCCATCACCTCTGCTGCCATCATCGGGGCACAGCCCATCCTGGACCATCTGGAGCCACAAC TTGCAGCAGCCAATGAATATGCCTGTAGAGGTCTGGACAGACTGGAGGAGCAGCTGCCCATCCTGCAGCAGCCGATTGAGAAG GTGGCTTTGGATGCCCAAGACCTAGTGTGTGCCACAATGGTGGGTGCCAAGGATGCAGTCTGCAGCACGGCCACTGAGGCAAAGGATGCAGTGACCAGCATGGTGGGTGTGGCCAAGGGGGCTGTCCAGGAGAGCGTGGAGGTGACCAAATCTGCGGTGACCAGCAGCATGAGCACAGTGATGGGCTCCAGCATGGGGCAGATGGCTGCAAGTGGCATTGACATGGCATTGGCAAAATCTGAGCAGTTGGTGGACCACTACCTCCCCATGACAGAGGAGGAGCTTG CTGAGCTTGCAACAACTCCAGTGGAAGGAGCAGGAGAGGCTCCTGGAGAGCAGCAGAGTTACTACGTGCGTCTGGGTTCCCTTTCGAGTACGCTGCGCCAGCGAGCCTACCAGCACACCCTGGGCAAGATGAGACAAGCCAGGCAGTGCACCCTGGAGGCCCTCTCCCAGCTCCAGCAAACCATTGACCTG ATCAACAATGCCAAACAGGCTGTAGATCAGAAGCTTCACAATGGCCAGGACCGTCTGCACCAGATGTGGCTCCAATGCTGCAGGGGGAAGTTTGAAGGGCAGGAGGGCCCAGACTCAGCAGAG GTTGAAGCTCAGGCTCTAGCCATGTCCCAGAGCCTCACCCAGCAACTGAAAACCACCTGCCTTACACTCCTGGGCAGCATCCAAGGCCTTCCCCACTCTATCCAGGACAGGGCCCAGCAGGTCTTCAGCAGTATAGAAGAGCTCCAGGCTTCCTTCTCCAGTGCCAGCTGTTTCCAGGATCTGTCCAGCAGTGCCCTTGCCCAGAGTCGGGAGAAGGTGGCCAAGGCCCGGGAGTCCCTGGATGAGCTGCAGGAATATGTGACGCAGAATATTCCCCTGGACTGGATCGTGGGACCCTTCACTCCCACTGGAGACTCCACACCATGTCCTGATGAGCtggtggaggaaggaaagaaggtggaggCCTGA